The following is a genomic window from Mycolicibacterium sp. TY81.
GGTCACGCCGCAACCGCCGGTTTGCCCGACGCCGCCAGCACCGCATTGAGCGGCGCCGGATCGAAGAGGCCGTCGATGTTCAGCGGCTGCAACAAGCCGATGGCCACGGCCTTGCCGACCTGGTCGCGCAGCGAAGCGATCCCCGGATCGTTGGTGAACGTGGTCTCCTTGAACGACTCGGCGAGAACCTCCGGATCCAGCCCCTTGCCAAGCGTTTTCGCAAGGGCGGCGTTGGCGGACTGGGCCGCGGCCGCGGGATCGGCACCGATCTTGTCGTTCGCCTGGACCTGGCCGCGCAGCAGCCCGGCCACGGCATCAGGATGTGCGGCGAGGAAGTCCTGGCGCACGACCAGCACCGTGATGGTGTTGGGGTCCGACCACAACCGCACGCCGCCGGCTTTTATCATCTGCACGTCGAACGGCGCGGAATCCAGTGCACCGGCGATCTGCTTGCTCACGAACTGCTGGACGATCGCCGATTCCGGGTTGGTCGGCTTGACCGAAACATCGCCGCCGCCTTGGGTATCGGTCTTCAAACCATTCTTGGCGAGCCAGTCACGGAGGCTGACGTCCTGGGTGCCGCCAAGGGCAGGGTCGGCCACCGTCTTGCCCCTCAGGTCCTGCGCAGACGTGATGCCCGGTTGGACGACGAACGAGGTGCCGCCGCTGGCCGCGCCCGAAATGACCTTGATGGCTTTGCCATTCGATTTCTGCCAGGCGTTGAATGCGGGGTTGGGTCCCACGTACGCGGCGTCGAGATGGCCCGACAACAGCGCGGTGATCTCTTCGGTGCCAGTGCTGAACGGTTGCGCGGTGAACGTCACCCCCGAACCGAGCTGCTTTGCGAACAGCCCGTCATTGACGCCGATGAGCGCCGGCGCGTGGGTGACACGAGTCAGGTAGCCCAGCCGCAGCGGCACGGGCGACGACGACGCCGGTTTGGTCGACGACGAGCATCCCGCAATCGCGACGACGGCAGTGGCGGCCGCGCCCAGGGCGAGCAGCCTGGTGAAATGACGATGAGAGAACACGCTTTTCCTTGATGTCGATCGAGCGGGTGAGACGCGAGGTCAGGCCGGCTCGGGACATCGCGTCCGGCCGCCCGAACGCGTGACGAACAGCGGGCTGGTCCACACCTGATGGCCGTCGGACTGGGTGGCGCGCACGTACGTGGCGCTGGTGCCCTGTGGCAGACCGAGCACGAGGTCACCGGTCACCGTGGTGGGCAGGGCGGAGAATTCGGCCACCCGTTCGGCACGCAAGCGCAGATTCAGTCCGCCCACCGCGGTCTCGACGTGACCGGTACGGATCAACTCGGCACCCGAGAAGTCGCGCTCCACGCGCAGACCGTCCTCGTGCACCGACGATTCGATCTGGAATTCGGCCGCCGCGAGATCCGCCAAACGCACCACGACGCCGATGTCCGAACCGTAGGTTGTGGTCCGCCAGCGCACGGACTCGCCGGCAATGTCGAAGTGTTGCTCCGGATGCGCTGCCGCCCAGGGTGTCACGTCGAGCAGCTCGGTGCCCGACACCCGCACTTCGCCCGACCACGTCGCCCACCGGTATCGGTCGCGGTGCCGCGCGCCACCCCACCGGATGCGAACCAGCTCGTCCGACAGTCCGGTTTCGACGTGCAGGTTGCGCTGCCACAGCCGCCCGGTGCTGTCATAAACGGCGATCTCGTCCCAACCGGACGTGCCGTACAGCGCGTATTCAGCGGTCAATTCGGTTTCGTCGGTGTCGATCTCGTCGCCCATCCAGGCGTCGCCACTGCGCAGCAGCGCGACGGCACGCGCTCCGGTGGTCGCCCACGTCCGGCGTGCGCGCAGCGCGCGTCCCACGTCGCCTTTCGTGAGCTCGGGCGCGAGAACGCCTGTCAGACCGCCGAATCCGCCGAAGATGTTCGCCCCGGGTGCCCCGCCTCCGGGGCGGCCACGGTGCTCGTCACTGGCTGCGCTGGCGCCCAGGCGAAGGCCGCGGGCCAGCGCATCTTCCAGGAACCACGGACTGCTGCCCCAGGACGAGTGCACTTCGATCAGCCGTTCCAGCTCGGGATGGTGCCAGTCCAGGATCGCGCGCCGACCACCCACGTGCGGGATCAGCAGGTACGAATCCGGGTCCTTTTCGTAGGCGGCGTAAAGCTCTGTGATGGGCCAGGTTTGCGGTGTGGGCACGGTGCTGCTCATCCCCTGGTGCCACTCCAGTGAGCGCGCCAGCGTGGTGTCGTCGCCGAGAAAGACGACATTGTGGTCACCGCCGACACCAGCGGTGCCGCACCATTCGACACCCGGGTAGCAGACCAGGCTCCCGTCGTCCGAGATGGCCCGGCAGGCGGCGACGACGTCGATCCAGGCCTCGTCGGTGATCTGAAAGTCGTTGGCGGTGTAGCCGACAACGTCGAGTGCCCCGATATCGCGGGCATAGCGCAGGTTCCAGGCCGTGTCCTGCGTACCGACCGTGTCGTTGGAATGGACGTGCAGGTCGGTGAAGAACGCGCGCGGGGCGGGCAGGTCGTCGATCACGTCGACGATGGTCTCGGCGGGCCGCACCTCCGGGTGTGTTTCGTCGACGACCCGGATGTGCGCGGCGCGCGCCGGCACTTCCAGCGACACACTGGCCCAACCGGCCGACGGCGTCCGTGCCTCGGCCACGGCGGCGCCGTCGATATGCGCGCGCAATGTGGCCGCGGTATCCGCGCACGCGTTGCCCCACCGATCCTGCAGATGAGCGCGGAGCGTGACGGTACCGGCGTCGCTGCGCACCAGCCGCGGTCCGCGGACCACCACCTGATCAGGCGGCCCCGGCACGATCGCGAGTTGATTGACGCCGGCCCGGGCCATCCGGGACGTACCCAACGGGTCGACGAACAGATGCACCTCGAACGCGTCCTCGACAAAGGTCTGCACACGGGTGCCCGGACCACCGAATCGACGGTCCCCCAATCGGATTTCGATCACGTCGCCGGGCCGGAGGTAGCCGTCGACCGCGTGGATCAGCAGCGATTTCTGGAACGGCCGCTCCCCGCCCTTGACGTCGTACCGGACGGCCAGTTGCTGCACGGTGGCCGCGCCGGCTTCGGACGCGCGTCCCACGAGCGACCGGCTGACCAACTGCGCGCTGGCGTAGTCGCGCCCGGCGGGATCAGCGGTCTGCAGGTCCCAGTCGGAGTAGTAGCGGAAGCACAACTTGAGCCAGCCGCTGTCCGCGATACCCGAGCGGCCGACCGTGTAGGTGAACACGATCTCCTCCGCGGCTCCGGCGACCACCGACGTGTGTGAGCACCGCAGCTCGCCGAGAAAGGGAACCGCGTCGAATTCCGCTGTGATGGCGTCGCGCACGGCAGCCACCGAGCAGTCGTTGCTGCTCAACGAGTGCTGCGGACGGAGGGGAATCGCGCGGGACATCAACCCATCCTTTCCGCAATGCACCTAGGAGTCCAGTTAATAGATATGATGCGATTCATCATTGAAAGTGAAGAACGATGAACCTGCAGCAGCTCCATTACGTGGTCGCACTGGCCGAGGCGAAGAGCTTCACCAAGGCGGCCGAGACCTCGTTCGTCGTGCAGTCGGCGCTCAGCCAGCAGGTACGGAAGTTCGAGGAAGAGCTCGGCGTGACGCTCTTCGAGCGCACCACCCGGGCCGTCTCGCTCACCCCGGCAGGTGAGGCGCTCCTGCCGCTGGTGCACCAGGTGGTGGCCGGCATCGACCAACTCAAGATCGACGCCCAGGCCCTCAGTGGGACGGTGACCGGACGCCTGACCGTCGGGATGATGGAGGTGCCGTCCGAAAGTCTTGATGTCGCAACGCTGATGGCGACGTTCCACTCCCGCTACCCGGACGTGAGCGTGACCCTGCGCAGCGGTGGCAGCGACATCCTGCTGACGGCGACCCGCGACCGCAAGCTCGATGCCGCCATTGTCGGCTCCAATGTCTCCCCGGCCAGCGACCAGCTGGATTTCACCCACTTGTTCACCGAGTCGTTGATCGCGGTCATGCCGCGCGACCACCCGCTGACCAGACGACGGACGGTGTCGCTGACCGAACTCGCGGCGTTGCCGTTCATCGACTTTCCGCTCGGCTACGGCCTTCGACACGAAACCGACCGCGGCTTCGCCCGCGTACCGCGACGGGTGGCCTTCGAGGTCACCCGAGTCGACGAGGTCGTGCACTTCGTGCGGCAGAACCTCGGGGTGGCGCTGCTGCCGGAATCGGTTGCACGAACCCGCGCCGACAGCGACAGCACCCTGGCGCTCCGCCCTGTCACCGGTGTCCAGATGCACCGCCAGGTTCATCTGGTGGCCCCTCGTCCCCACCTGCGTTCGGCGGCCTGCCAGGCGTTCATCGCCTGTGTCCATGACCACCTGGCGACACCCTAGGTAGGGCCGGCGGCCGAAAAATACTCCCGCACAGCAGCTTCGAGGACCTGCACGGCGGTGGCCATTCTGTCGATGCTGATGCTCTCGTCGTACACGGCCCACCCGTCGTCACCGGGGCCGAACGTGACGGCCGGAATGCCGACGTGACGGAAGCGGATGGTGTCGTTGAACGCCGGCTTTGTGTAGGTGCGGACGTCCTCACCCGTGACACCGCGGTAGGCGCTCTGGATCGCGGCGACAAGAGGATCGCCGGCCGGCAGCGGGACGGTGCCCGCGACGAACGTCGGGCCGGGCGCGAACTCGACGTCGACCTCGATGCCTTCGAGCCGGGCCGCGGTCAGGCGGCGGTGAAACTCCTCGAGCAGCCGGCCGGCGACGACATCCGGGCCGATGTTGACGGCCGCAACGCGCGCGCTCGCCTCCAACGGCGTGAATTGCGCCATGCCGGTCTCCCCTGCTTGCAGACCCACCACCGAAACCGGCCAATCGCCAACAGGATCGGCGGCAATGTCCGTCAGGAACTCGGCGAGGAACAGCGCCGGATTGACACCGGTATCGGGCCGCCAGATATGACTGGGCCGCCCGCGGGCAGTGATGTCCAGCAGTGCGTGACCGGTCTGCGCGACGGCAAGGGCGATACCGCTGTGGCCATTGTCGGTCCACGCGGTCGGTTCGACCGTGATGGAGGCGTCCGGACGCAAACCGTGTTCGCCGACCAGGTACTTGGATCCTTCGATGCCGTTGCGTTCCTCGTCGACGGTCAGGACGACCAGCAGGGTCCCGTACTCCGGCGGATCGTCGACGATGCGCTTGGCGGCGGTCAAGAGCGCCGCGAGGTTCGCGCGCGTGTCCGAGGTGCCGCGAGCGTAGATCCGGCCGTCCAATTCGACTGCCGAATAAGGGTTTCCGGCGCATACACGCCAGCGGCTCGGCGGGCCGGACGGGTAGGTGTCGAGATGATCGTTGAGCATGAGGGACGGACCGGCGCCGAAGCGCTTCGTCGCCACCACATTCGGCCGCTGCGGGGTGCGGCCCACCAACTCGACGGTGAAGCCCCACTCGCGCAACAGGTCACCCACCGGCCGGGCGATGCGTTCCTCCTCCGGCGGGCGACTCGGGCCGTCGAGGCTGTTCTCACACCACGGCTGGCCGGCAGCCACCAGACGAGTGGTGAGTTCGACGAGTTCGCGCCGGTCTACGGTGGAGTCGACGGCAGCGCGGGTCATGCGCGAACCTCGCTGTCGATCAACGCCCGCAGCCCGTCGTTGTCCCGGCCCTGTGCCAGCCCGAGTGTCACCAACAGGCGCGCGCGGTGTGGCGAAATGCCGGCGGCCAACTGCGCGCCGTGTTGAACGAGGCCGGCCACGCCACCGGGGTATCCGTACACCGGAGCGACGCGACCGTCCGCGGCGCGCGTGGTGAGTACGACAAAGCTGCCGCCGTCGATGAGTTCCTCCACTGCCGCAGCCTGTTTCGGAGGCAGATTGCCGGCGCCGTTTGCCGCCACCACGACCGCCTGTTGCCCGCCCCCGGCCGCGCGCAGTACCGCGCCGTCATCACCCAACGCAGCCAGCACAACCGGCACCGGCCGAATCGGACCGGTTGGATCACCATGCCCCTTGCGCCGCTCCTGCGCCCGATGCCATTGGACCTGGCCGCGAACCACATAACCGATGGGCCCTCGCCCCGGCGCATCGAAGGCGTCGCGCACGACCCCCGAAACCTTCACGGCCTCACGACCGTCGAAGATCTTGCCGGCGAACACGACCACCGGATCGATGTCCGCTCCAGACGACGCCACCGCGAGCGCGTCCGCGAGGTTGGCGCGGCCGTCGCTGTCATGGCGGGTGCCGAGGATCATCGAACCGGTGACCACGACCGGCACCGACCAGTTCTCCCGGTAGGCCAGCCAGGCCGCCACCTCCTCGATGGAGTCCGTGCCCGTCGTCACGACGATGCCGTCGGCTCCGTCGGCGACCAGTTCGCGGGCCCGGACCACCAGGCGTTCCAGCAGGTCGAAGTCGACCTCTGAGCCACCGACTAACGCGAGGCTCTCCGCACCGGCAAACCCGGCAACCGTTTCCGCGAGCTCCTGGGCTCCGGTGACGGGCACCGCGCCCTGCGCGGTCTGGTGCATGGAGATGGTGCCGCCCAAACCGATCAGGTATGCCCCACTCATGAATTGCTCTCCGTCACAAACGATCCGGCGATGATGTTCTGGTAGTCGGGGATGCGCTGGTCGGCGGGAATGCGACCGATGCTCTCCGCCCAGCGAGCGCGGTCGGCGAGGTCACCGGCGAGTTCCGGCCCGAGGTGCGTCTGGTACCTGAACTCCGACGTGACCTGGCTGATCAGGTTGTTGTCCAGCCCTGTTGCTTTCGCGACCGCGGCCAGGGCGGCCGGGTCCTTGCCGGACAGCGGACCATCGGCATTGCGGATCGCCCCGACGAACTTTCCGACCGCCTGCTTCTTCGAGTCGAGAACGTTCTGGTTGGCCAGGTAGAGGCTGTGCTGGTTGTACTTCTGCCGGCCCTGCAGCTCGATCGCGTCGCTACCCAGTGCCGCAACCGCTTTCGCCAGTGCCGGCTGGAAGACGGCGATCGCGTCGACGTTGTGATTGGTGATCGCGGTGACGATCTCCGCCGGCCCGGTCTGGACCAGGTCCGCCTTCACGTTCGCTTCGGTCAGGAAGCGGCTTGCGAAGTAATGGGCGCTGCTGCCCAGAGGCACCGCGATCTTGCGGCCGGCCAAGTCGGCGATCAAGTTGATCCCGGCTGACCGCCGCGCGACGAATCGGCCCTCCGGCCAGATGGCGCCGTCTGCGAAGACCCGGAGATTCGGATTCTTCAGTGCCGCAGCGGATGTGGGGACATCGCCGCCATTGGCGACGTCCACGGCG
Proteins encoded in this region:
- a CDS encoding M20 family metallopeptidase; protein product: MTRAAVDSTVDRRELVELTTRLVAAGQPWCENSLDGPSRPPEEERIARPVGDLLREWGFTVELVGRTPQRPNVVATKRFGAGPSLMLNDHLDTYPSGPPSRWRVCAGNPYSAVELDGRIYARGTSDTRANLAALLTAAKRIVDDPPEYGTLLVVLTVDEERNGIEGSKYLVGEHGLRPDASITVEPTAWTDNGHSGIALAVAQTGHALLDITARGRPSHIWRPDTGVNPALFLAEFLTDIAADPVGDWPVSVVGLQAGETGMAQFTPLEASARVAAVNIGPDVVAGRLLEEFHRRLTAARLEGIEVDVEFAPGPTFVAGTVPLPAGDPLVAAIQSAYRGVTGEDVRTYTKPAFNDTIRFRHVGIPAVTFGPGDDGWAVYDESISIDRMATAVQVLEAAVREYFSAAGPT
- a CDS encoding asparaginase gives rise to the protein MSGAYLIGLGGTISMHQTAQGAVPVTGAQELAETVAGFAGAESLALVGGSEVDFDLLERLVVRARELVADGADGIVVTTGTDSIEEVAAWLAYRENWSVPVVVTGSMILGTRHDSDGRANLADALAVASSGADIDPVVVFAGKIFDGREAVKVSGVVRDAFDAPGRGPIGYVVRGQVQWHRAQERRKGHGDPTGPIRPVPVVLAALGDDGAVLRAAGGGQQAVVVAANGAGNLPPKQAAAVEELIDGGSFVVLTTRAADGRVAPVYGYPGGVAGLVQHGAQLAAGISPHRARLLVTLGLAQGRDNDGLRALIDSEVRA
- a CDS encoding LysR family transcriptional regulator, translated to MNLQQLHYVVALAEAKSFTKAAETSFVVQSALSQQVRKFEEELGVTLFERTTRAVSLTPAGEALLPLVHQVVAGIDQLKIDAQALSGTVTGRLTVGMMEVPSESLDVATLMATFHSRYPDVSVTLRSGGSDILLTATRDRKLDAAIVGSNVSPASDQLDFTHLFTESLIAVMPRDHPLTRRRTVSLTELAALPFIDFPLGYGLRHETDRGFARVPRRVAFEVTRVDEVVHFVRQNLGVALLPESVARTRADSDSTLALRPVTGVQMHRQVHLVAPRPHLRSAACQAFIACVHDHLATP
- a CDS encoding ABC transporter substrate-binding protein translates to MTKHRKIAAIFVAALAVLGAVGCSSSGGKDSASDSLTLAWVVDPSWAQVPVANDLGYFKQHGVNVKIVPFPTGAAALEALAGGAVDVANGGDVPTSAAALKNPNLRVFADGAIWPEGRFVARRSAGINLIADLAGRKIAVPLGSSAHYFASRFLTEANVKADLVQTGPAEIVTAITNHNVDAIAVFQPALAKAVAALGSDAIELQGRQKYNQHSLYLANQNVLDSKKQAVGKFVGAIRNADGPLSGKDPAALAAVAKATGLDNNLISQVTSEFRYQTHLGPELAGDLADRARWAESIGRIPADQRIPDYQNIIAGSFVTESNS
- a CDS encoding ABC transporter substrate-binding protein, encoding MPLRLGYLTRVTHAPALIGVNDGLFAKQLGSGVTFTAQPFSTGTEEITALLSGHLDAAYVGPNPAFNAWQKSNGKAIKVISGAASGGTSFVVQPGITSAQDLRGKTVADPALGGTQDVSLRDWLAKNGLKTDTQGGGDVSVKPTNPESAIVQQFVSKQIAGALDSAPFDVQMIKAGGVRLWSDPNTITVLVVRQDFLAAHPDAVAGLLRGQVQANDKIGADPAAAAQSANAALAKTLGKGLDPEVLAESFKETTFTNDPGIASLRDQVGKAVAIGLLQPLNIDGLFDPAPLNAVLAASGKPAVAA